CCGCGCCTGGGGACTGTGCCTTGCCCTCCTCGCCCTCGCCGCTGCCGCCCCGGCCCAGCAGCTCCCCTCCGTGCCCGGCTGGACCGCGGCCCGGCCGACGGGCGACACCCACACCGTGGGGACTGACCTCGGCAACCCGCACGGTGGCAAGGGCTGCGGCGTCATCACGGGGACAACCGCCGCCAACGGCGCCCGCGCCGCCCTCGTCCAGGAGTTCTATGGGAAGACCGCCCTGCCTGCCGGCCAGACGTACCGCTACACCCTCAGCTACCGCACCGAGGGCGCGGGGGACGGCAGCGCGACCGTCCTGGTGGACTGTTACACCGCCGCGGGGGAGAGCGGCTACAAGGGTCTGGTCAGTCTGAAGCTCCCCGCGTCGGCGGCCTGGCGCAGCGAGACCGGCGAGTTCGCGCTCCCCGAAGGCATCGTCCGCACCCGCATGTTGCTGTACCTGCGCGGCGCGGGGAAGGCCTGGTATGACGATGTCGCGCTCACGCCCGCCGCCGAACCCGAGAAGAACCTGCTACGCAACGGCGGCTTCGAGCCGCCGTCCTCGTATGTCTACGACCTGGCCCCCACAAAGGACGGTGGTCCCGTGCAGTTCTCTGCCGACTTCGACAATGGCACCCTCGGTCGCGTCAAGGCCGTGGGGCCCGACGAGTTCTACCTGTACGCCTTCCCGGAGGGCAAGCCGATCTCGCCGCAGACCTGGTTCCACTTCAAGATCGAGGGCTGTGCCGGCCGCGAGGTGACCTTCCACCTCAACCCGGCGCCCTACAGCCGCAAGACCGACTGGGGCTATGATGCGCGCACCCCGGTGATGAGCTACGACGGGGACACCTGGGTGGGTATCGAGGACAAGTCGTGGAGCGACGACGGCAGCCTCCTGACCTTCCGCCAGCGCTTCACCCAGTCCCCGGCCTGGATCGCCTACTTCTATCCCTACGCCGGCGACCACATCACCCACTTCCTGCAGGCCCATGCCGCCAGCCCGTACTTCGCCTCCCGCGTCCTGGGCCAGACGAAGGCGGGGCGGCCGCTGCGGATGTACAGCCTCACCGATCCGGCCGTGCCCGAAGCGAACAAGCGCGCCGTCCTGCTGACCACGCTGCAGCATGACATCGAGACGACGGGGGCGTGGGCGCTGGAGGGGATCGCGCGGTTCGTGCTCTCCGACGACCCGCGTGCCGCGGCCCTGCGCCGCGCCTTCGTCTTCTACATCGTGCCACGCCTGGACGTGGACGGCGCGGCCGACGGCAACCTCTACACCCCGCCCGGCGTCGGCAACATGAACCGGCAGTGGGGGCTGGACACCGTCGCCGAGGTCAAGCTGGTCGAGGCCTTCGCGCGCGAGCTGGCCGCTCGCGGCCAGCGCCTGGAGCTGTTCATGGACTTCCACGGCTGGTGCACGCCCGAGCGCACCACGCTCTTCATGACCTTCGGTCGGGAGATCTCCAGTGACGCCGACGAGGCTGACGCCACGCGACTGGCCGACATGATCCGCCAACGACTGACCGGCAAGGTCCACACCACGGTCTGGCGCCACATGGAAGAGCACGTGACCGACGCGAAAACCGACCTGCGTCGCTTGGCGCCGGGCTGGATGAAGTACGAGGCCGGAGCGCGGCTGGCGTACTCGATCGAGATCTTCGGCGAGCCGACCTGCACCCAGGAGGGCTACCTCCAGTGGGGCCAGTCCTTCGCCGAGGGCTTCGCGGAGTTCGCCGGGTGCGGGAGGTAGCGCGCCGTTGGAGCGCGGCTCTCCAGAGCCGCAGCCGTCTGGCACGACCATCTCGGGGAAAGAGGAACCACTCTGATGACTTCCACACGCACATGGGCGGCTGTTGGTCTTGCACTGCTGCTGACCGCGACCGTCTGTCTGGGCGATGGCCTGCCGCAGGTGCAGGTCGGCAAGACGGCGACGCCGCCGCGCCTGGACGGGAAGCTCGACGACGCCTGTTGGGGGCGGGCAGCACTCGTCACGCCGTTCCTGCTCAACAACGGCGGCGGTCCGGCGACCCAGCAGACCGTCGGGCGGCTGTGCTGGGACGACCGTGCCCTCTACCTGGCGTTTGAGTGTGCCGAGCGCGCCCTCGTGCCCGAGACGCAGCAGTCACACTTGCTCAAGCAACGCATCACCGCCCATGACGGCGGGGTCTTCGGGGATGAGAGCCTGGAGATCTTCCTGCAGCCCGGCGGCAGCGGGGCGTACTACCAGTTCGCCGCCAACATGCTCGGCACGCGCTACGAGAGCCGGGGCACCGACGCGAGCTTCAATGGCGCGTGGGAGACGGCCGCGAGCACCGGTCGCGACGCCTGGGTGCTCGAGGTGGCGATCCCCTTCGCTTCCGTGGGCGTGGCGGTCAAGCCCGGCGACAAGTGGAACCTGAACCTGTGCCGCAACGAGAACCCCTGCAACGAGCACAGCACCTGGAGCGGGCTGCAGGGCGCCTACCACACCCCCGAGCAGTTCGGCGTGATGGTCCTGGCCGACACCACCGCGCCCGTGCGGCTGGCGAATGTGGCTTCCCTGGGCGCCGCCGCGACGGCCCTCCGCCTGGACCTGGCCGAGAACTCCCCGGCCGTCGCGGCCCTCGTCGTGCTCAAGGGCGACACCCGACGGCAGGCCAAGGCAGCCGCTCCGGCCGGCGCCCGCACCCTCTCGGTGCCCTATCCCATCGCCGCCAGCCTCAAGTCCCCCTCGATCCAGTACGAGGTGACGCTGCCCGACGGCACGGTCGTCTACCGCTCCCCCTGGTTCGCGCAGGCGGGCGTGCTGGTGGACCTCACCGGTGAGCTGACCCTCACCGGCGGGGCCGGGAAGCTGCTGCGCAACGGCGAGGAGGTCGCCGCCCTGCCGCCCGGCAGAAAGACCCCCGTGCGGGCCCAGCTCACCGCCGGCGAGAACGTGCTGGCCCTGGTCGCGCCCGGCGGCGCCGTGCTGACCGGCGCCCTGCAGGCCGGCGCGCAGAGCTTCGGCTTCGACCGCGGCTGGCGCTGGTCGGCGCAGCCGGCGGAAGGCTGGGACAAGCCCGGCTGCGACGCCGAGCGGTGGACGCCCCTGACCGGCGGCACGGCAACCCGTGTGGCCCTGCCGGCCGGGCCGACGGTCCATCTCCGCCGCGTCGTCGCCATCTCCGACCGGCGCGAGCGGTTCTGGCCGCTGGAGGCCGACCTGAACCTGCCGCGCGGCGGTCGCATGTTCGTCAAGCCCCTGCTGGGGTGTGTCGGCTTCCCCTCGGCGGACTATGTGTACTACCTCGACGTGCCCGCCCCCGTGCGCATCGTCGGCTCAGACAACCTCGACGGCGCGCAGCTCAAGCCCCTCCACTCCGAGCCCCTGCGCCGCGACGGCCGCGCCTACACCCGCTATGCCCTCCAGCCCACCGGCACCCTCACCGGCGGCTTCACCCTCGAAGCCGTCTGGAAGAACCAGGCGAACACCAGCTCCCAGTACGTCTCGGCCCTGTCGCTGGGCGGCAACTTCGACTGGCGCGACTTCAGCATCGAGCTGACCTCCCCGCCCTTCGCCGAACTCGTCGGCGTGCTGTGCCTCAAGTGGCAGAACCGGGGCATCTCCGGCACCTGCTGGTACGACGACATCACCCTGACCGAGAAGGGCAGCACCACCAACCTGCTGCCCCAGGGCGACTTCGAGGGCGAGGAGTGGCAGGGCAAGAGCCAGGTCGTGACCTACGAGCGCGACGGCAAGCAGAGCCACGCCTGCCGCCTGAGCGGCACGGCGGAGCAAGTGGACAAGCAGGCCGGGCTATGGGTCAGCGTGCCCACCATCGCCGTCAAGCCCAACACCCGCTACGTCCTGCGCATGAGGGCCAAAGGCGAGAACATCGTGTCCCAGGGCGATGTGGCCCGCGCCGCGCTGCTGGCCGATGTCGGCTCGCCGCAGGGCGACGACCTGAAGGTGTACTCGCACTACGAGGCCCTCGACGGGCACGTCGTGGAGGCGGAGCGCGAGAGCACGCTGCACGTGCTGCCGGCCCTCAAGGGCCGCGCGCCGAGGCGCGTGCCGGTCATCCTGTGCTACGACAGCGCGGCCTATGAGAACCCCGAGTTCTGGAAGGCCAGTGCGGAGATGGTGCGCGGGGCGGGGGCCAACTGGCTGTGGGGCGCGAACCAGAGCGCCCTGGCGACGGCCCTGAAGGGCTCCGGCATGAAGTACGTCTGGCACATTGACCGCGACGGGTTCTCGCAGATGCCGGTGGACAAGGACTACCTGACGCGGCACCCGGACCACGCCGCGCTGCAGCGCAACGGCGCCAAGAGCCCCAACCAGATCTGCCCCACCGTGCTGCTGGACACCGACAACGAGTTCCTCCCGAAGCTGCGCGTGTGGCTCGCCGAGCGGATCCGGGCCAACCCGTATGACATGATAGACTGGGACCACGAGTTCCCGAGCAACTACCCGCAGTCCGTCTGCCTGTGCGAGCGCTGCCGCAAGGCCTTCGCGGCATGGGCGAAGCTGGACGCCGTCCCCTCGCCCGAGCAGGTCTGGTCGCAGCACGAGAAGCAGTGGATCGCCTTCCGCTGCCTGCAGAACGCGCGCATGG
This genomic interval from bacterium contains the following:
- a CDS encoding M14-type cytosolic carboxypeptidase, with translation MPGWTAARPTGDTHTVGTDLGNPHGGKGCGVITGTTAANGARAALVQEFYGKTALPAGQTYRYTLSYRTEGAGDGSATVLVDCYTAAGESGYKGLVSLKLPASAAWRSETGEFALPEGIVRTRMLLYLRGAGKAWYDDVALTPAAEPEKNLLRNGGFEPPSSYVYDLAPTKDGGPVQFSADFDNGTLGRVKAVGPDEFYLYAFPEGKPISPQTWFHFKIEGCAGREVTFHLNPAPYSRKTDWGYDARTPVMSYDGDTWVGIEDKSWSDDGSLLTFRQRFTQSPAWIAYFYPYAGDHITHFLQAHAASPYFASRVLGQTKAGRPLRMYSLTDPAVPEANKRAVLLTTLQHDIETTGAWALEGIARFVLSDDPRAAALRRAFVFYIVPRLDVDGAADGNLYTPPGVGNMNRQWGLDTVAEVKLVEAFARELAARGQRLELFMDFHGWCTPERTTLFMTFGREISSDADEADATRLADMIRQRLTGKVHTTVWRHMEEHVTDAKTDLRRLAPGWMKYEAGARLAYSIEIFGEPTCTQEGYLQWGQSFAEGFAEFAGCGR